The following coding sequences are from one Microbulbifer sp. TB1203 window:
- a CDS encoding VOC family protein — MLKIQHIDHIVLRVVDLQAMMDFYQLLGCTLERTQKEIGLYQLRAGSSLIDLVPVNQKLGRAGGAAPGKEGRNMDHLCLRIEPFDAEQILQYLRDNDIEPGQVESRYGAEGEGPSIYVSDPENNVVELKGPPWES; from the coding sequence ATGTTAAAGATTCAACATATCGACCATATCGTGCTGCGCGTCGTGGATTTGCAGGCGATGATGGATTTTTACCAACTGCTCGGCTGCACCCTGGAACGCACACAGAAAGAAATCGGCCTCTACCAGCTGCGCGCCGGCAGCAGCCTGATCGACCTGGTGCCGGTGAACCAGAAACTGGGACGCGCCGGCGGCGCGGCGCCGGGCAAAGAGGGGCGCAATATGGACCACCTTTGCCTGCGCATAGAACCTTTCGACGCGGAGCAGATACTGCAATACCTGCGCGACAACGATATCGAACCCGGGCAGGTGGAATCCCGCTACGGGGCCGAGGGCGAAGGGCCGTCGATCTATGTCAGCGATCCGGAAAACAATGTAGTGGAACTCAAGGGGCCGCCCTGGGAAAGTTGA
- a CDS encoding dienelactone hydrolase family protein, whose amino-acid sequence MHSETVEYTVDGESFIGYLAYDNSIDGERPGILVIHEWWGHNDFVREQADRLAALGYTAFALDMFGSGKQADNPTDAAALMNGVLETPGAVKQRFHTALDLLQKHETVDGTHIAAQGYCFGGAVALDMARLGLDLKGVVSFHGTLDSDIKVEPGTIEAEIQVYVGGADDMIPTDQVAAFVKEMQTAEVKFQLTSYPGVKHGFTNPAATGRGEKFSIPLAYSETAARDAWDGAVNFYRKLFG is encoded by the coding sequence ATGCACAGCGAAACGGTTGAATACACGGTGGACGGGGAATCGTTTATCGGGTACCTGGCCTACGACAACAGCATCGACGGCGAGCGTCCGGGCATTCTGGTAATTCACGAGTGGTGGGGCCACAACGATTTCGTCCGCGAGCAGGCCGACCGGCTGGCCGCCCTGGGTTATACCGCCTTTGCGCTGGATATGTTCGGTTCCGGCAAGCAAGCGGACAATCCCACCGATGCCGCAGCGCTGATGAACGGCGTTCTCGAGACTCCGGGGGCCGTCAAACAGCGTTTCCACACCGCTCTGGACCTGCTGCAGAAACACGAAACCGTCGACGGAACGCACATCGCCGCCCAGGGTTACTGCTTCGGCGGCGCCGTGGCACTGGACATGGCTCGGCTGGGGTTGGACCTGAAAGGCGTGGTCAGCTTCCACGGCACGCTGGACAGCGATATCAAGGTAGAGCCCGGCACCATCGAGGCGGAAATCCAGGTCTATGTCGGCGGCGCCGACGATATGATTCCAACGGATCAGGTGGCGGCCTTTGTCAAAGAGATGCAAACCGCCGAGGTGAAATTCCAGCTGACCAGCTACCCGGGCGTCAAACACGGTTTTACCAACCCCGCCGCCACCGGCCGCGGCGAAAAATTCAGTATTCCGTTGGCCTACAGTGAAACCGCGGCGAGGGATGCCTGGGATGGCGCGGTGAATTTTTATCGCAAGTTGTTTGGCTGA
- a CDS encoding ABC transporter permease, whose protein sequence is MNWYGIRAIYKFEMARTWRTLMQSIASPVLSTSLYFIVFGAAIGSRMGDIDGVSYGAFIIPGLIMLSLLSESISNASFGIFFPKFSGTIYEVLSAPVSAFEVVAGYVGAAATKSIILGLLILVTARFFVDYEIVHPFWMLGFLVLTALTFSMFGFIIGIWADDFQKLQVIPLMVVTPLTFLGGAFYSINMLPELWQKITLFNPVVYLISGFRWAFYGVSDVNVGISLGMTLLFLLLCMTGIWWIFRTGYRLKT, encoded by the coding sequence ATGAACTGGTATGGCATTCGCGCTATCTACAAGTTTGAAATGGCGCGCACCTGGCGCACCCTGATGCAGAGTATCGCCTCACCGGTGCTGTCCACCTCGCTCTACTTTATCGTGTTCGGCGCCGCTATCGGCTCGCGTATGGGGGATATAGACGGAGTCAGTTACGGGGCGTTTATCATCCCCGGGCTGATCATGCTGTCGCTACTCAGTGAGAGTATTTCCAACGCCTCCTTCGGGATTTTCTTTCCCAAGTTCTCCGGCACCATCTACGAGGTACTCTCGGCGCCGGTATCGGCGTTCGAAGTGGTCGCTGGCTATGTGGGAGCGGCGGCTACCAAGTCGATTATCCTCGGCCTGCTGATCCTGGTCACCGCGCGCTTCTTCGTCGACTACGAAATCGTGCACCCCTTCTGGATGCTGGGCTTCCTGGTGCTGACCGCACTCACCTTCAGCATGTTCGGTTTCATCATCGGAATCTGGGCGGACGACTTCCAGAAACTGCAGGTGATACCGCTGATGGTGGTCACTCCGCTCACCTTCCTCGGCGGTGCCTTCTACTCCATCAATATGCTGCCGGAGCTCTGGCAGAAGATCACCCTGTTCAACCCGGTGGTCTACCTGATCAGCGGCTTCCGCTGGGCCTTCTACGGAGTCTCCGACGTGAACGTGGGAATCAGCCTGGGGATGACGCTGTTGTTTCTGCTGTTATGTATGACCGGGATCTGGTGGATTTTCCGTACCGGCTACCGACTCAAAACCTGA
- a CDS encoding TetR/AcrR family transcriptional regulator produces MTEQASPVASRGRPKDPAKRQAILDAAKELFLSLGFAGTSMDAVAAEAGVSKLTVYSHFSDKESLFSAAVESKCVNQLPFPMFTLEKGGPVEEMLNGIGAAFLAMIDSEDAVRLLRLMCGMASQDGEMARLFFEAGPKRTLTEMERFLRRATELELLQVDDPAAAAEYFFGMLQGCKHMRVLIGCCDAPTEAEIRERVEKVVKVFLRAYSA; encoded by the coding sequence ATGACTGAACAGGCTTCACCGGTCGCATCCCGCGGCCGCCCCAAAGACCCGGCCAAGCGCCAGGCCATCCTCGATGCAGCCAAGGAGCTGTTTCTGTCCCTGGGATTTGCCGGCACCAGTATGGATGCGGTGGCCGCAGAGGCGGGGGTGTCCAAACTCACTGTCTACAGCCACTTTTCCGACAAGGAGAGCCTGTTTTCCGCGGCGGTTGAATCCAAGTGCGTCAATCAGTTGCCGTTTCCGATGTTTACCCTGGAGAAGGGCGGGCCGGTGGAGGAGATGCTGAACGGCATCGGCGCGGCCTTCCTGGCCATGATTGACAGCGAGGATGCCGTCCGCCTGCTTCGCCTGATGTGCGGCATGGCGTCGCAGGATGGGGAGATGGCGCGGTTGTTCTTTGAGGCTGGCCCGAAGCGCACCCTGACGGAAATGGAGCGCTTTTTGCGCCGGGCCACGGAACTGGAGCTGCTGCAGGTGGACGATCCGGCGGCGGCGGCGGAGTATTTCTTCGGCATGCTGCAGGGATGCAAGCACATGCGGGTGCTGATCGGCTGTTGCGACGCACCCACGGAAGCGGAAATCCGCGAGCGCGTGGAAAAGGTGGTGAAAGTTTTTTTGCGCGCTTACAGCGCCTGA
- a CDS encoding efflux RND transporter permease subunit has translation MGFNLSEWALKNRPLVLYAMILLGLLGTISYTQLGQSEDPPFTFKVMVINTLWPGASAEEVSRQITERVEKKLMETGDYQRITSFSRPGQSQVLFVARDDMHSSKIPDLWYQVRKKVGDIRHTLPADIQGPFFNDEFGTTFGNIYALTGTGFDYALKKDYAERLQLALQRVKDVGKVELIGLQDEKIWVELSNTKLASLGIPMSAVQAALQAQNGVADAGFVETASDRIRIRVSGRFRSVDEIRRFPISVGGRTQSLGDIAEVHRGFSDPPQPRMRFMGEDAIGIAVSMKSGGNILELGGNLDATFAELRRDLPLGLELRKVSDQPAAVERGVGEFLQVLAEALLIVMLVSFFSLGARTGLVVALSIPLVLAMTFALMHYFGIGLHKISLGALVLALGLMVDDAIIAVEMMAIKMEQGLSRIKAAGFAWTSTAFPMLTGTLITAAGFLPIATAQSGTGEYTRSIFQVVTLSLLASWIAAVVFVPYLGDKLLPTLARRDGSGEAHDPYDKPFYRRFRRLVLWCLHHRKTVIALTLAVFVGALLLFRFVPQQFFPSSARLELMVDLKLNEGASLEATERQAARLEALLEQNELAENYVAYVGTGSPRFYLPLDQQLPAASFAQFVVLTRNIEEREQLRSWLIDTLREQFPTLRSRVSRLENGPPVGYPVQFRVSGEHIAEVRELARAVAEKVRANPAVANVHLDWEEPSKVVRLDVDQARARALGANSADLSRALESSLSGIAVSQYREDNELIDVRLRGDKRERRALGQLGNLAVQTDGGRSVPLNQVATLDYGFEEGVIWHRDRLPTVTVRADIYGEQQPATVVNEVWPRLRDIRAQLPPGYLLEIGGSVEESARGQDSVNAGMPLFLLVVFTLLMLQLRSFSLSTLVFLTAPLGIIGVTLFLLVFRQPFGFVAMLGTIALAGMIMRNSVILIDQIQQDITQGRTPWDAIVESTVRRFRPIALTALTAVLAMIPLSRSDFFGPMAVAIMGGLIVATALTLLFLPALYAAWFRVREGEMPEPAPRRNFAVGFAQLRKRLLILRD, from the coding sequence ATGGGTTTTAACCTTTCCGAGTGGGCACTGAAAAACCGCCCGCTGGTGCTCTACGCCATGATCCTGCTCGGCCTGCTGGGCACCATCTCCTATACCCAGTTGGGCCAGAGCGAGGACCCGCCGTTCACTTTCAAAGTGATGGTGATCAACACCCTCTGGCCCGGCGCCAGCGCCGAGGAGGTATCCCGCCAGATTACCGAGCGGGTGGAAAAAAAGCTGATGGAAACCGGCGACTATCAGCGCATCACCTCCTTTTCCCGTCCCGGCCAGTCCCAGGTGTTGTTTGTCGCCCGCGACGATATGCACTCCAGCAAGATCCCCGACCTCTGGTACCAGGTGCGCAAAAAGGTCGGCGATATCCGTCACACACTGCCGGCGGATATCCAGGGCCCCTTCTTCAACGATGAGTTCGGCACCACCTTTGGCAACATCTACGCCCTCACCGGAACCGGCTTCGACTATGCGCTGAAGAAAGATTACGCCGAGCGTCTACAACTGGCGCTGCAGCGGGTGAAGGACGTGGGCAAAGTGGAGCTGATCGGCCTGCAGGACGAAAAAATCTGGGTAGAACTCTCCAATACCAAACTCGCTTCCCTGGGCATTCCCATGTCCGCGGTGCAGGCCGCTCTGCAAGCGCAGAACGGTGTGGCCGACGCCGGTTTTGTGGAAACCGCGAGCGACCGCATCCGCATCCGCGTGAGCGGCCGGTTCCGCTCGGTAGATGAAATACGCCGCTTTCCGATCAGCGTCGGGGGGCGCACCCAGTCTCTGGGCGATATCGCCGAAGTGCATCGCGGCTTCAGCGACCCGCCGCAGCCGCGCATGCGCTTTATGGGCGAGGATGCCATCGGCATCGCCGTGTCCATGAAGTCGGGCGGCAATATTCTGGAGCTGGGGGGAAACCTCGACGCCACCTTCGCCGAACTGCGGCGCGACTTGCCGCTGGGACTCGAACTGCGCAAGGTCTCCGACCAGCCGGCAGCGGTGGAACGCGGCGTGGGCGAATTCCTGCAGGTGCTGGCGGAGGCGTTGCTGATCGTGATGCTGGTGAGTTTTTTCTCCCTCGGCGCGCGCACCGGGCTGGTGGTGGCGCTGTCGATACCGCTGGTGCTGGCGATGACTTTTGCGCTGATGCACTACTTCGGCATCGGCCTGCACAAAATCTCCCTCGGCGCCCTGGTACTGGCCCTCGGGCTGATGGTGGACGACGCCATCATCGCGGTGGAGATGATGGCGATCAAAATGGAGCAGGGCTTGAGCCGCATCAAGGCCGCCGGTTTCGCCTGGACCAGTACCGCCTTTCCGATGCTCACCGGCACCCTGATCACCGCCGCCGGTTTCCTGCCCATCGCCACCGCGCAGTCGGGCACCGGCGAATACACCCGTTCCATTTTCCAGGTGGTGACACTGTCGCTGCTGGCTTCCTGGATCGCCGCGGTGGTCTTCGTGCCCTATCTCGGCGACAAGCTGCTGCCGACCCTGGCGCGCCGCGACGGCAGCGGTGAAGCGCACGACCCCTACGACAAACCCTTTTACCGGCGCTTCCGCCGGCTGGTGCTGTGGTGCCTGCACCACCGCAAAACCGTTATCGCCCTGACCCTGGCAGTCTTTGTCGGCGCGCTGCTGCTGTTCCGCTTCGTACCGCAACAATTCTTTCCGTCCTCCGCGCGCCTGGAGTTGATGGTGGACCTGAAACTGAACGAGGGCGCCTCGCTGGAGGCCACCGAACGCCAGGCGGCGCGCCTGGAAGCGCTGCTGGAACAGAATGAACTGGCGGAGAACTATGTCGCCTATGTGGGCACCGGATCCCCGCGTTTTTATCTGCCCCTGGACCAGCAGCTGCCGGCCGCCAGCTTTGCCCAGTTCGTGGTGCTTACCCGCAACATTGAGGAGCGCGAACAGCTGCGCAGCTGGCTGATCGACACCCTGCGCGAACAGTTTCCCACCCTGCGCAGCCGCGTCTCGCGGCTGGAAAACGGCCCGCCGGTGGGCTACCCGGTGCAGTTTCGCGTGTCCGGGGAACATATTGCCGAGGTGCGCGAGCTGGCGCGGGCGGTGGCGGAAAAAGTGCGCGCAAACCCGGCGGTGGCCAATGTACATCTGGACTGGGAGGAGCCCAGCAAGGTGGTGCGCCTGGACGTGGACCAGGCGCGCGCCCGCGCCCTGGGCGCCAACAGCGCCGATCTGTCGCGCGCGCTGGAGAGTTCCCTCTCCGGTATCGCCGTGAGCCAGTATCGGGAGGACAACGAGCTGATCGATGTGCGCCTGCGCGGCGACAAGCGCGAGCGCCGGGCCCTGGGGCAGTTGGGCAACCTGGCGGTGCAGACCGATGGCGGTCGCAGCGTGCCGCTCAACCAGGTGGCCACACTGGACTACGGTTTCGAGGAGGGCGTTATCTGGCACCGCGACCGGCTGCCCACGGTGACGGTGCGCGCCGACATCTACGGCGAGCAACAGCCGGCCACCGTGGTGAATGAAGTCTGGCCGCGGCTGCGGGATATCCGCGCGCAGTTGCCGCCGGGCTACCTGCTGGAAATCGGCGGCAGTGTGGAGGAATCCGCGCGCGGCCAGGACTCGGTGAACGCCGGCATGCCGCTGTTCCTGCTGGTAGTGTTCACGCTGTTGATGCTGCAGTTGCGCAGCTTTTCCCTGTCGACCCTGGTGTTCCTCACCGCGCCCCTGGGCATTATCGGCGTGACTCTGTTCCTGCTGGTGTTCCGTCAGCCTTTCGGCTTCGTGGCCATGCTCGGCACCATCGCCCTGGCGGGTATGATCATGCGCAACTCGGTCATTTTAATAGACCAGATACAGCAGGATATAACGCAGGGGCGGACTCCCTGGGACGCCATTGTCGAGTCCACGGTGCGCCGTTTCCGGCCCATCGCACTGACGGCACTGACCGCAGTGCTGGCGATGATCCCATTGTCGCGCAGTGATTTCTTTGGTCCCATGGCGGTGGCGATCATGGGCGGGCTGATCGTGGCCACTGCACTGACGCTGCTGTTTTTGCCGGCGCTCTACGCGGCTTGGTTCCGCGTGCGCGAGGGGGAAATGCCGGAGCCGGCGCCACGGCGGAATTTCGCCGTCGGTTTCGCACAACTGCGCAAGCGTCTGCTCATTCTACGGGACTGA
- a CDS encoding ABC transporter ATP-binding protein, which translates to MEPIISVKGLGKTYAGGFTALKNVDLDIRRGEIFALLGPNGAGKTTLISIVCGIVNPTSGSVIANGYDIQRDYRLVRSEIGLVPQELATDAFESVWATVNFSRGLFGKAPNPAYIEKLLRQLSLWEKRDSKIMALSGGMKRRVMIAKALSHEPKILFLDEPTAGVDVELRQDMWEMVRELRESGVTIILTTHYIEEAEEMADRVGVINHGEVILVEDKRTLMQKMGEKELSLHLPEPLDKVPEILADLPLTLSADGSQLVYRFDIKSSDTGITEFLRRLNEANIDFRDLHTRESSLEEIFVGLVRGKHAESEQQLTKEAQE; encoded by the coding sequence GTGGAACCGATTATTTCAGTCAAGGGGCTCGGCAAGACCTACGCCGGAGGTTTTACCGCTCTTAAAAATGTAGACCTGGATATCCGGCGCGGGGAGATCTTCGCTCTGCTGGGGCCGAACGGTGCCGGCAAGACCACCCTGATCAGTATTGTCTGCGGTATCGTCAATCCCACCAGCGGCAGCGTTATCGCAAACGGTTACGATATCCAGCGCGACTACCGCCTAGTGCGCAGCGAGATCGGCCTGGTGCCCCAGGAACTGGCCACCGATGCATTCGAAAGCGTTTGGGCCACGGTAAATTTCAGCCGCGGCCTGTTTGGCAAGGCCCCCAACCCCGCCTATATCGAGAAGCTGCTGCGCCAGCTTTCCCTGTGGGAGAAACGGGACAGCAAGATCATGGCGCTGTCCGGCGGCATGAAGCGCCGGGTGATGATCGCCAAGGCTCTATCCCACGAGCCCAAGATCCTGTTCCTCGACGAGCCAACCGCCGGGGTGGACGTGGAGCTGCGCCAGGACATGTGGGAGATGGTGCGCGAACTGCGGGAATCGGGAGTGACCATTATTCTCACCACCCACTATATCGAGGAAGCCGAGGAGATGGCCGACCGGGTGGGCGTCATCAATCACGGTGAAGTGATACTGGTGGAGGACAAGCGCACCCTGATGCAGAAGATGGGGGAGAAGGAACTCAGCCTGCATCTGCCGGAACCGCTGGACAAGGTGCCGGAGATCCTGGCGGACCTGCCGCTGACCCTCAGTGCCGACGGCAGCCAACTGGTCTACCGCTTCGATATCAAGAGCAGTGATACCGGCATCACCGAGTTCCTGCGCCGGCTGAATGAGGCCAATATCGATTTCCGCGACCTGCACACCCGGGAGAGTTCACTGGAGGAGATTTTCGTCGGCCTGGTTCGGGGCAAACATGCAGAGAGTGAACAGCAGTTAACCAAGGAGGCTCAGGAATGA
- the soxR gene encoding redox-sensitive transcriptional activator SoxR, whose product MTKKKGGGSTCQDPKLRRELTVGEVAERSGVAVSTLHFYESKGLIKSWRTAGNQRRYARDVLRRVGIIKVAQRTGIPLAEIREALDTLPNGRTPNARDWTKLSARWREDLDARIEQLTLLRDRLEGCIGCGCLSMDSCPLRNPEDVAGERGSGPQYLVGDQ is encoded by the coding sequence ATGACTAAGAAGAAAGGAGGTGGCAGCACCTGCCAGGACCCGAAACTGCGCCGTGAGCTCACGGTGGGCGAGGTGGCCGAGCGCAGTGGCGTGGCGGTTTCCACCCTGCATTTCTACGAGAGCAAGGGGCTGATCAAAAGCTGGCGCACCGCCGGCAACCAGCGCCGCTACGCCCGCGATGTATTGCGCCGGGTGGGTATTATCAAAGTGGCGCAGCGAACCGGCATTCCCCTGGCGGAAATCCGCGAGGCGCTGGATACGCTGCCGAACGGGCGCACGCCCAACGCCCGGGATTGGACAAAGCTCTCCGCGCGCTGGCGCGAGGATTTGGATGCGCGTATCGAACAGCTGACTTTATTGCGGGATCGGTTGGAGGGTTGTATCGGCTGCGGTTGCCTGTCCATGGACAGCTGCCCGTTGCGCAACCCGGAGGACGTGGCGGGAGAGAGAGGCAGCGGACCGCAGTATCTGGTCGGTGATCAGTAG
- a CDS encoding antibiotic biosynthesis monooxygenase: MTEPSENSRIYRLDKFVVPNPARGEFLARVRETHQLLKELPGFIRDFLMERSHTDDSFILVTLVEWQDEESIRNARAAVRDMHRKTGFDTREILARLGIEADIGNYKIAGD; the protein is encoded by the coding sequence ATGACTGAGCCATCCGAAAATTCCAGGATCTATCGCCTGGACAAATTCGTCGTACCCAACCCGGCCCGCGGGGAATTTCTCGCTCGGGTCCGGGAGACCCACCAGTTGTTAAAGGAGCTGCCGGGATTTATCCGCGATTTCCTTATGGAGCGCTCCCACACCGATGACAGTTTTATACTGGTGACATTGGTGGAGTGGCAGGATGAAGAATCCATCCGGAACGCCCGCGCGGCGGTGAGGGATATGCACCGGAAAACGGGGTTCGATACCCGCGAAATCCTGGCGCGCCTTGGAATCGAGGCCGATATCGGCAACTACAAAATTGCCGGTGACTGA
- a CDS encoding efflux RND transporter periplasmic adaptor subunit, whose translation MYRSLLLATLPLWLALTACSPAEPEKDEEKPRPAVMVHPRVAGALHEVFPGEVRARSQPALAFRIGGKISRRLVDVGDRVERGQPLAELNAEDLRLELDSARARLTSAEAEHRLASSELERYRALLQRQLVSASQFDAVESRFDASAAQLKQARAQLDVTRNQAGYAVLKAPQSGVIAQRLAEAGQVVAAGQAVFELAVDGDREVRIDLPEQAIGRFKVGQALAVELWSRPGQLFPAHIRELSPAADAVSRTYEARVAFDNEKAGAELGQSARVFVDGKSSRGALALPMSALTADGDQPYVWVLDPQQSTLHKTRVTVGPYGEEQVPVLAGLQPGDWVVAAGTHLLREGQRVRPVDRMNRPIDLDRSLAQQQ comes from the coding sequence ATGTACCGATCACTACTGCTCGCAACACTGCCGCTCTGGCTGGCACTCACCGCCTGCTCGCCGGCGGAACCAGAAAAAGACGAGGAAAAACCGCGCCCGGCGGTGATGGTTCACCCGAGGGTCGCGGGGGCACTGCATGAGGTGTTCCCCGGCGAGGTTCGCGCCCGCTCCCAACCGGCCCTGGCCTTCCGCATCGGCGGCAAGATCAGCCGGCGCCTGGTGGATGTAGGCGACCGGGTCGAGCGGGGCCAGCCCCTGGCGGAACTCAACGCCGAGGACCTGCGCCTGGAACTGGACAGTGCCCGCGCAAGACTCACCTCCGCGGAGGCGGAACACCGCCTGGCCAGCAGCGAACTGGAGCGCTACCGCGCTCTGCTGCAGCGCCAGCTGGTCAGCGCCTCGCAGTTCGACGCCGTCGAGAGCCGGTTCGATGCCAGTGCCGCCCAGCTCAAGCAGGCCCGCGCGCAACTGGATGTCACCCGCAACCAGGCCGGTTATGCAGTGCTGAAAGCCCCCCAGAGCGGTGTTATCGCCCAACGCCTGGCGGAAGCCGGACAGGTGGTCGCCGCCGGCCAGGCCGTATTCGAGCTGGCCGTGGACGGCGATCGCGAAGTGCGTATCGATCTGCCGGAGCAGGCTATCGGCCGTTTCAAAGTCGGCCAGGCGCTGGCGGTGGAACTCTGGTCGCGGCCGGGCCAGCTCTTCCCAGCGCATATTCGCGAACTGTCCCCGGCGGCGGACGCTGTCTCGCGCACCTATGAGGCGCGGGTGGCCTTTGACAACGAAAAGGCCGGCGCCGAACTCGGGCAGAGCGCACGGGTATTCGTGGACGGCAAATCCTCCCGGGGTGCCCTGGCACTGCCCATGTCCGCACTCACCGCCGACGGCGACCAGCCCTACGTGTGGGTGTTGGATCCACAGCAATCGACCCTGCACAAGACACGGGTAACCGTGGGCCCCTACGGCGAGGAGCAGGTGCCGGTACTGGCGGGCCTGCAGCCCGGCGACTGGGTCGTGGCCGCCGGCACCCATCTGCTGCGGGAAGGTCAGCGGGTGCGTCCGGTGGACAGAATGAATCGCCCGATCGATCTCGACAGATCCCTGGCCCAACAGCAGTAA
- a CDS encoding NAD(P)H-dependent oxidoreductase, translating into MHNRIHLAVIYGSTREGRLCDTIVNWLAAQLEQRGGYTLDLIDPAAGTAGLRGRLDRADAFIVATPEYNHGYPAPLKALIDSANAEWQAKPVAFVSYGGISGGSRAVEQLRQVFAELHVVTLRDCVSFINVWEQFDDRGQLRDAARAERSLARMLAHLQWWATSLREARDHHPYGEIAA; encoded by the coding sequence ATGCACAACAGGATTCACCTCGCCGTGATTTACGGCAGCACCCGCGAGGGCCGCCTCTGCGACACCATCGTCAATTGGCTGGCCGCCCAGTTGGAACAGCGCGGCGGCTACACCCTCGACCTGATCGATCCCGCCGCCGGCACCGCCGGTCTACGCGGACGCCTCGACAGGGCCGACGCGTTCATAGTCGCGACCCCCGAGTACAACCACGGCTATCCGGCACCGCTCAAAGCCCTGATCGATTCCGCCAACGCGGAGTGGCAGGCCAAGCCGGTGGCCTTTGTCAGCTACGGTGGCATCTCCGGCGGATCGCGCGCGGTGGAGCAGTTGCGCCAGGTATTCGCCGAACTGCATGTGGTCACCCTGCGCGACTGCGTGAGCTTTATCAACGTCTGGGAGCAGTTCGATGATCGCGGCCAACTGCGGGACGCCGCCCGCGCCGAGCGCTCCCTGGCGCGCATGCTGGCGCACCTGCAATGGTGGGCGACTTCCCTGCGCGAAGCGCGCGATCATCACCCCTACGGGGAGATCGCCGCGTGA